A stretch of the Microcella sp. genome encodes the following:
- a CDS encoding excinuclease ABC subunit UvrA: MTTTPHPADTHDIIRVEGANENNLKNVSVDLPKRRLTVFTGVSGSGKSSLVFGTIAAESQRMINETYSSFVQGFMPTLARPEVDSLDGLTTAIIVDQERMGANSRSTVGTATDANAMLRILFSRLGQPYVGSPNAFSFNIPSSQTSGTRTSSTGTTTVIENEIYLGGMCPRCEGMGRVNDIDLTQLFDESKSLLDGALTIPGYTVDGWMVRIFTASGFFDPAKPIRDFTDAERNDFLYKDPVKVKIDNINMTYEGLVPKIQKSMLSKDVDALQPHIRAFVERAVTFTLCPECGGTRLNAGARSSTIAGISIADACAMQISDLAEWAASLDEPFVAPLLANLRRLLDSFVNIGLGYLSLDRPSGTLSGGEAQRTKMIRHLGSSLTDVTYVFDEPTVGLHPHDIQRMNELLLRLRDKGNTVLVVEHKPETIVIADHVVDLGPGAGTAGGEIVFEGTIEGLRASGTLTGKHLDDRAQLKSSVRASTAVLEVRGANSHNLQNVDVDIPLGVLVVVTGVAGSGKSSLIHGSVATRDGVVSIDQGAIRGSRRSNPATYTGLLDPIRTAFAKANGVKPALFSANSEGACPTCNGNGLIFTDLGPMATVSTVCEECEGRRFQASVLEYTLGGRNISEVLTMPVSEAEQFFASGDAKLPAAHAILDRLVDVGLGYLKLGQPLTTLSGGERQRLKLATQMADKGSIYVLDEPTTGLHLADVENLLGLLDRLVDSGKSVIVIEHHQAVMAHADWIIDLGPGAGHDGGRIVFEGTPADLVAATSTLTGEHLADYVGAS; this comes from the coding sequence ATGACCACCACGCCGCACCCCGCCGACACCCACGACATCATCCGCGTCGAGGGGGCGAACGAGAACAACCTCAAGAACGTGAGCGTCGACCTGCCGAAGCGTCGGCTGACAGTGTTCACGGGCGTCTCGGGCTCCGGCAAGTCGAGTCTCGTGTTCGGCACGATCGCCGCCGAGTCGCAGCGCATGATCAACGAGACCTACAGCTCGTTCGTGCAGGGCTTCATGCCGACCCTTGCGCGCCCCGAGGTCGACAGCCTCGACGGCCTCACGACGGCGATCATCGTCGATCAAGAGCGCATGGGCGCCAACTCGCGCTCGACCGTCGGCACGGCCACTGACGCCAACGCGATGCTGCGCATCCTGTTCTCTCGGCTCGGTCAGCCCTACGTCGGCTCACCAAATGCCTTCTCGTTCAACATTCCGTCCAGCCAGACGAGCGGCACGCGCACGAGCAGCACCGGCACGACGACCGTTATCGAGAACGAGATCTACCTCGGCGGCATGTGCCCTCGGTGCGAGGGCATGGGGCGCGTCAACGATATCGACCTCACGCAGCTCTTCGACGAGTCGAAGTCGCTACTCGACGGCGCGCTGACGATTCCCGGCTACACGGTCGACGGCTGGATGGTGCGCATCTTCACCGCTTCGGGCTTTTTCGACCCGGCCAAGCCGATTCGAGACTTTACTGACGCCGAGCGCAACGACTTTCTCTACAAAGACCCCGTCAAGGTGAAGATCGACAACATCAACATGACCTACGAGGGCCTCGTGCCCAAGATTCAGAAATCGATGCTGTCGAAAGACGTGGATGCGCTGCAACCGCACATCCGCGCCTTCGTCGAGCGCGCGGTCACGTTCACGCTGTGCCCCGAGTGCGGCGGCACGCGGCTCAACGCGGGCGCGCGATCGTCGACGATTGCTGGGATCAGCATCGCTGACGCCTGCGCCATGCAGATCAGCGACCTCGCCGAGTGGGCCGCCTCGCTCGACGAGCCCTTCGTCGCGCCGCTGCTCGCGAACCTGCGGCGCCTGCTCGACTCGTTTGTGAACATCGGCCTCGGGTACCTCTCGCTCGATCGGCCCTCGGGCACGCTCTCGGGGGGCGAGGCGCAGCGCACCAAGATGATCCGGCACCTCGGGTCGTCGCTGACCGATGTCACCTACGTCTTCGACGAACCGACGGTCGGCCTGCACCCGCACGACATCCAGCGCATGAACGAGCTGCTGCTGCGCCTGCGCGACAAGGGAAACACGGTGCTCGTCGTCGAGCACAAGCCCGAGACGATCGTCATCGCCGACCACGTCGTCGACCTTGGCCCCGGTGCCGGAACCGCCGGCGGCGAGATCGTCTTCGAAGGCACCATCGAGGGGCTGCGGGCAAGCGGCACTCTCACGGGCAAGCACCTCGATGACCGCGCGCAGCTGAAGAGCTCGGTGCGAGCATCCACCGCCGTCCTCGAGGTGCGCGGCGCGAACTCGCACAACCTGCAGAATGTCGACGTCGACATCCCGCTCGGAGTGCTCGTCGTCGTGACCGGCGTCGCGGGTTCGGGCAAGAGCTCACTCATCCACGGGTCGGTCGCCACGCGCGACGGTGTCGTCTCGATCGACCAGGGCGCCATCCGCGGTTCGCGGCGCAGCAACCCCGCCACCTACACAGGGCTCCTCGACCCCATTCGCACCGCCTTCGCCAAGGCCAACGGCGTCAAGCCCGCGCTGTTCAGCGCTAACTCTGAAGGCGCATGCCCGACCTGCAACGGAAACGGTCTGATCTTCACCGACCTCGGACCCATGGCCACCGTGTCGACCGTGTGTGAAGAGTGCGAGGGTCGGCGCTTTCAAGCGAGCGTGCTCGAGTACACGCTGGGCGGCAGGAACATTAGCGAGGTGCTCACCATGCCCGTCTCGGAGGCCGAGCAGTTCTTCGCCTCCGGCGATGCGAAGCTGCCGGCCGCGCACGCCATTCTCGACCGATTGGTGGATGTCGGGCTCGGCTACCTGAAGCTCGGCCAGCCGCTCACGACGCTGTCGGGCGGCGAGCGGCAGCGCCTCAAGCTCGCGACCCAGATGGCCGACAAGGGGTCGATCTACGTTCTCGATGAGCCGACGACGGGTCTGCACCTCGCCGACGTCGAGAACCTGCTCGGGCTGCTCGACCGGCTCGTCGACAGCGGCAAGTCGGTGATCGTCATCGAGCACCACCAGGCCGTCATGGCGCACGCCGACTGGATCATCGACCTCGGCCCGGGCGCCGGCCACGACGGCGGCCGCATCGTGTTCGAGGGCACGCCCGCCGACCTCGTTGCGGCGACGTCGACCCTGACGGGCGAGCACCTCGCCGACTACGTCGGCGCTTCGTAA
- a CDS encoding MFS transporter — protein MRLTPIAYLSSYFLSLLGNSIAAVALPLIVLLTTGSALGAGVVAAATALPAVMTGLVMGVVIDRINRRTSSVVTDLISAGAIAALPIVDIVSGLSIGWFVLFGIIGSLGDVPGMTARETLLPAVVRHSGVSAERLIGLREALGAVAMLIGPALAGVLITALDGSAVLWITAGTSFAAALITLLIPHRVGRIGDNEPVTPAGSSWQQLRTGWHALASSRFLVAVTIITLLAITVLAALQALVLPVYFTVIEQPGLLGFVLTALAAGMLVGAGVFAALGARVSRRLWFATGLVGTTVGFALIAWLPSPAVVFSGAVVVGAASGVLNSVLGVLLIERIPELVRGRVLSSQNAIMTLSAPAGIMAAALLVEYASLELAAAAIASLWIVALIVGLASRSLRTLDAEPSNPGEVDPDAQQ, from the coding sequence ATGCGCCTCACTCCGATCGCCTACCTCTCGTCGTATTTTCTCTCGTTGCTCGGCAACTCGATCGCCGCGGTCGCGTTGCCGCTGATCGTGTTGCTGACCACCGGCAGCGCGCTCGGCGCCGGAGTGGTGGCCGCAGCGACAGCTCTTCCCGCCGTCATGACCGGCCTCGTCATGGGTGTCGTCATCGACCGCATCAACCGCCGCACGTCGTCCGTCGTCACCGACCTGATCTCTGCGGGGGCGATCGCCGCACTGCCGATCGTCGACATAGTCAGTGGGCTCAGCATCGGCTGGTTCGTGCTCTTCGGCATCATCGGCTCTCTCGGTGATGTACCCGGCATGACCGCCCGAGAGACGCTGTTGCCCGCGGTGGTTCGGCACAGCGGCGTCTCGGCAGAGCGCCTCATCGGGCTGCGCGAGGCGCTCGGCGCCGTGGCCATGCTCATCGGGCCCGCGCTCGCTGGCGTGCTCATCACCGCGCTCGACGGGTCGGCAGTGCTCTGGATCACCGCGGGCACGTCGTTCGCGGCCGCCCTCATCACACTGCTCATCCCCCACCGCGTCGGTCGCATCGGCGACAACGAGCCTGTTACGCCCGCCGGGTCGAGCTGGCAGCAGTTGCGCACCGGCTGGCACGCGCTCGCGAGCAGCCGATTTCTCGTCGCTGTCACGATCATCACCCTCCTCGCCATCACTGTTCTCGCGGCGCTGCAGGCCCTCGTGCTTCCGGTCTATTTCACCGTCATCGAGCAGCCCGGGTTGCTCGGCTTCGTGCTCACCGCGTTGGCGGCCGGCATGCTCGTCGGCGCTGGCGTCTTTGCGGCCCTCGGCGCTCGAGTCTCGCGGCGTCTCTGGTTCGCGACAGGACTCGTCGGCACGACGGTGGGCTTCGCCCTCATCGCCTGGCTGCCATCGCCCGCCGTCGTCTTCAGCGGGGCGGTGGTGGTCGGTGCTGCGAGCGGTGTTCTGAACAGTGTGCTGGGCGTGCTGCTGATCGAGCGCATTCCCGAACTGGTGCGCGGGCGAGTTCTGAGCTCGCAAAACGCCATCATGACTCTCTCGGCGCCCGCGGGCATCATGGCTGCCGCTCTGCTCGTCGAGTACGCATCGCTCGAACTCGCGGCCGCCGCCATCGCGTCACTGTGGATCGTCGCTCTGATCGTGGGGCTGGCCTCACGATCGCTCCGTACGCTGGATGCGGAACCGAGCAACCCCGGAGAGGTCGACCCCGATGCGCAGCAGTGA
- a CDS encoding MerR family transcriptional regulator has translation MRSSELATLAGVTVRALRHYHQLGILDEPPRSVNGYREYDVHHLVRILRISRLASLGLPLQGLAEILDAPGDDASAMLDELDREVAAQIERLEARRATIAELRRWNAAPDLPSELAPYAALLAASASTSEIARFDREQTILLSHLAGPGGAKAITALYARFTDPSIADASKAFTERFAALQPDASDDEIAALVEELVTSFGPLVRDLRLEIADLDLTKATALLTDHADDMLNAAQQQALILIEQGLTAYGHDEG, from the coding sequence ATGCGCAGCAGTGAACTCGCAACGCTGGCGGGAGTCACCGTGCGCGCACTGCGGCACTACCACCAGCTCGGCATCCTCGACGAACCACCTCGCTCGGTCAACGGCTACCGCGAGTACGACGTTCACCACCTCGTGCGCATCCTGCGCATCTCCCGACTCGCGAGCCTCGGCCTGCCGCTGCAGGGTCTCGCCGAGATTCTCGACGCCCCCGGCGACGACGCGAGCGCCATGCTCGACGAACTCGACCGCGAGGTCGCCGCGCAGATTGAGCGGCTCGAAGCGCGGCGCGCGACGATCGCCGAGCTTCGACGGTGGAACGCCGCCCCCGATCTGCCGAGTGAACTCGCCCCGTACGCGGCGCTTCTGGCGGCCAGCGCGTCGACGAGCGAGATCGCCCGATTCGATCGCGAACAGACCATCCTGCTGAGCCACTTGGCGGGTCCCGGCGGTGCCAAGGCGATCACAGCCCTCTACGCGCGGTTCACTGACCCCTCGATCGCCGACGCCTCGAAGGCGTTCACCGAGCGGTTCGCCGCGCTGCAGCCCGACGCGTCAGACGACGAGATCGCTGCGTTAGTCGAAGAGCTGGTGACCTCGTTCGGACCACTCGTGCGTGACCTGCGACTCGAGATCGCCGACCTCGACCTGACCAAGGCGACAGCGCTACTCACCGACCACGCCGACGACATGCTCAACGCCGCGCAGCAGCAAGCCCTCATCCTCATCGAGCAGGGCCTGACCGCCTACGGCCACGACGAGGGCTGA
- a CDS encoding squalene cyclase, protein MTIEPRVLQWMLDTDPALRWQVERDLLDEPEAVWQATRARVETEGMGAELLSHQDPDGQWAGGAYFPADFDWNGEEAKHGQPWTATTWSLNTLREWGLDAAALAGTADKLAANSRWEYDDLPYWGGEVDACINGFTLANGAWLGADVEGIATWFAEHTMPDGGWNCEWVEGSTRSSFHSTLNSLKGILDWEERTGDTRLREVRHAAEEYLLSRRMLYRASTGEHVGPWVESFGYPFRHVYTALNALDYLRRASLLEGTPPDERASDAIGIIRDAQQPDGQPFPGTWMQQRHYEGREWFPLDVPVGEPSPWLTFFALRVLRWWDEASF, encoded by the coding sequence ATGACGATCGAACCGCGCGTGCTGCAGTGGATGCTCGACACCGACCCGGCCTTGCGCTGGCAGGTCGAGCGCGACCTGCTCGATGAGCCCGAGGCCGTGTGGCAGGCGACTCGCGCCCGGGTGGAGACCGAGGGCATGGGCGCCGAGCTGCTCTCGCACCAAGACCCCGACGGCCAGTGGGCGGGCGGCGCTTACTTTCCGGCTGACTTCGACTGGAACGGCGAGGAAGCGAAGCACGGCCAGCCGTGGACGGCCACGACGTGGAGCCTCAACACCCTGCGCGAGTGGGGCCTCGATGCCGCGGCGCTCGCCGGCACTGCCGACAAGCTCGCCGCGAACTCACGCTGGGAGTACGACGACCTGCCCTACTGGGGCGGTGAGGTCGACGCCTGCATCAACGGCTTCACCCTCGCCAACGGCGCGTGGCTCGGCGCCGATGTCGAGGGCATCGCGACGTGGTTCGCCGAGCACACAATGCCCGACGGCGGCTGGAACTGCGAGTGGGTCGAGGGCTCGACGCGCTCGAGCTTCCACTCGACGCTCAACTCGCTCAAGGGCATCCTCGACTGGGAAGAACGCACGGGCGACACCCGCCTTCGTGAAGTGCGTCACGCGGCCGAGGAGTACCTGCTCAGTCGACGGATGCTCTACCGAGCCTCGACCGGCGAGCACGTCGGCCCGTGGGTCGAGTCGTTCGGCTACCCGTTCCGCCACGTCTACACGGCACTCAACGCGCTCGACTACCTGAGACGAGCGTCACTGCTCGAGGGCACGCCGCCCGACGAGCGAGCATCCGACGCCATCGGGATCATTCGCGACGCCCAGCAGCCCGACGGGCAGCCTTTTCCAGGAACGTGGATGCAGCAGCGGCACTACGAGGGCCGCGAGTGGTTTCCCCTCGACGTGCCCGTCGGCGAGCCCTCCCCGTGGCTAACGTTTTTCGCGTTACGCGTGCTGCGCTGGTGGGATGAAGCGTCGTTCTGA
- a CDS encoding ArsR/SmtB family transcription factor, producing the protein MPNYSDDVASVLRALADPTRRALVERLARAPGTVTELAEPFDMALPSFLQHLGVLEAAGIITTQKVGRVRTASLRPGAFDALHLWLGEQRTPAERQADRLGVHLARSALTKEAP; encoded by the coding sequence GTGCCTAACTATTCGGACGATGTCGCGTCGGTGCTCCGCGCCCTCGCCGACCCGACGCGTCGGGCACTGGTCGAGCGGCTCGCGAGGGCTCCGGGCACCGTCACCGAACTGGCCGAACCTTTCGACATGGCACTGCCCTCGTTTCTGCAGCACCTCGGCGTACTCGAGGCCGCCGGCATCATCACCACACAGAAGGTCGGCCGCGTGCGCACAGCGAGCTTGCGCCCCGGCGCTTTCGACGCTCTGCACCTCTGGCTCGGCGAGCAACGCACCCCCGCCGAACGCCAGGCCGACCGGCTCGGCGTGCACCTCGCCCGATCTGCCCTCACGAAGGAGGCACCATGA
- a CDS encoding dihydrofolate reductase family protein — protein sequence MTRVRADLMISLDGFATTTDQTPENPFGDDWGRLTEHYAATKTFRERVFGDTTGAGTTGVDDDFAQQYFEGIGAEIMGAGKFGLHAHPDDSDWHGWWGDTPPFGYPVFVLTHREQPPLEMRGGTTFHFISASPTEALAMATEAAAGADVRIGGGPTSLIPFLTAGLVDELHVAITPILLGRGIRLWDDLRAFERGYHVSSVAAPSGVTHVTFTRE from the coding sequence ATGACCCGCGTTCGCGCCGATCTCATGATCTCGCTCGATGGCTTCGCCACGACGACCGATCAGACCCCCGAGAACCCATTCGGCGATGACTGGGGTCGACTCACCGAGCACTATGCCGCCACGAAGACCTTTCGCGAACGGGTGTTCGGCGACACGACCGGTGCGGGCACCACGGGCGTCGACGACGACTTCGCGCAGCAGTACTTCGAGGGCATCGGTGCCGAGATCATGGGGGCGGGCAAGTTCGGACTTCACGCCCACCCCGACGACTCCGACTGGCACGGCTGGTGGGGCGACACCCCGCCGTTCGGCTACCCCGTCTTCGTGCTCACGCATCGCGAACAGCCGCCGCTCGAGATGCGGGGCGGCACAACGTTCCACTTCATCAGCGCCTCGCCGACAGAGGCCCTCGCGATGGCCACCGAGGCCGCTGCCGGCGCCGATGTGCGCATCGGAGGCGGACCGACGAGCCTGATCCCGTTTCTCACGGCGGGCCTGGTCGACGAACTGCATGTCGCGATCACGCCGATTCTGCTCGGACGTGGCATTCGATTGTGGGATGACCTCCGCGCGTTCGAGCGCGGCTACCACGTGAGCTCTGTCGCAGCACCGAGCGGCGTCACTCACGTCACCTTCACGAGAGAGTGA
- a CDS encoding SRPBCC domain-containing protein: MTDAPLTAVPRERSLAHAGFTLTREYPSPIADVWNAFAIESLKKRWFGEDDSWAIGEWRFDFRIGGCDVAEGTFHDGPHSRYEAVYTSIVEHERIVTTYNMWIDGTHISTSVASYEFEVVPGGTRLTHAEHGIHLDGFDTGEQREAGTIELLESLRSFLASEH, encoded by the coding sequence ATGACCGATGCACCTCTGACGGCAGTACCCCGCGAGCGCAGCCTCGCCCACGCCGGGTTCACCCTGACGCGCGAGTACCCCTCCCCCATCGCCGACGTCTGGAATGCCTTCGCCATCGAGTCGCTCAAGAAACGGTGGTTCGGCGAAGACGACTCGTGGGCGATCGGCGAGTGGCGCTTCGACTTTCGAATCGGCGGGTGCGACGTCGCCGAAGGCACCTTTCACGACGGCCCGCACTCGCGCTACGAAGCCGTGTACACGAGCATTGTTGAGCACGAGCGCATCGTCACGACCTACAACATGTGGATCGACGGCACGCACATCTCGACCTCGGTGGCGAGCTACGAGTTCGAGGTTGTGCCGGGCGGCACGCGCCTCACTCATGCTGAGCACGGCATCCACCTCGATGGTTTCGACACCGGAGAGCAGCGCGAAGCCGGCACGATCGAGCTGCTGGAGTCGCTGCGGTCCTTCCTCGCGAGTGAGCACTGA
- a CDS encoding dihydrofolate reductase family protein has product MSRLIYSVASSLDGYNTDAGGGFDWAFPDEPVVASLIDDAESVSTFLYGRRMYETMAGWETDPSWAEGSPESANFAELWKRADKVVFSRTLTAVTTTRTRLEPELTREAIARALDEAEGDVTIEGPTLAAEAFRLRLIDVVELLICPVIVGGGMRALPDGVHVDLTLTREKRFDNGMVQLSYKTTPGRSAGTARA; this is encoded by the coding sequence ATGTCGCGCCTGATCTACTCGGTCGCCTCCTCGCTCGACGGCTACAACACCGATGCCGGTGGCGGCTTCGACTGGGCGTTCCCCGACGAGCCTGTCGTCGCCTCGCTCATTGACGACGCCGAGTCGGTCAGCACCTTCCTCTACGGGCGCCGCATGTACGAGACGATGGCGGGCTGGGAGACCGACCCGAGCTGGGCCGAGGGTTCGCCAGAGTCGGCGAACTTCGCCGAACTGTGGAAGCGAGCCGACAAAGTCGTGTTCTCGCGCACGCTGACGGCGGTGACGACGACTCGCACGCGCCTCGAGCCTGAGCTCACTCGTGAGGCGATCGCACGCGCACTCGACGAGGCAGAGGGCGACGTGACGATCGAGGGGCCCACTCTGGCGGCCGAGGCGTTTCGTCTCAGGCTCATCGACGTCGTCGAGTTGCTCATCTGCCCCGTCATCGTGGGGGGCGGCATGCGAGCGCTGCCCGACGGTGTGCACGTCGACCTGACCCTCACGCGCGAGAAGCGCTTCGACAACGGCATGGTGCAGCTCAGCTACAAGACGACTCCAGGTCGGTCAGCAGGTACTGCTCGAGCTTGA
- a CDS encoding nitroreductase family deazaflavin-dependent oxidoreductase has product MPMPRWWARMNKYTFNPRELKKGVRPAIIHLGRVSGREYQTPLDAFRVDGGYLFVPVYGVQSDWVRNVLAAGSARLRVDGGEVTLTKPRLIDSAAAFALLPEGTERPPKWLKLEQYLLTDLESSCS; this is encoded by the coding sequence ATGCCGATGCCGCGATGGTGGGCGCGCATGAACAAGTACACGTTCAACCCGCGCGAGCTGAAGAAAGGCGTGAGGCCCGCGATCATTCACCTCGGGCGCGTCTCGGGTCGCGAGTATCAGACGCCGCTCGACGCGTTCCGGGTCGACGGCGGGTACCTCTTCGTGCCCGTCTACGGCGTGCAGTCGGACTGGGTGCGCAACGTGCTGGCGGCCGGTTCAGCCCGGCTGCGGGTCGATGGCGGCGAGGTGACGCTCACGAAGCCGCGCCTCATCGACTCAGCCGCGGCCTTCGCGTTGCTGCCGGAGGGCACCGAGCGACCGCCGAAGTGGCTCAAGCTCGAGCAGTACCTGCTGACCGACCTGGAGTCGTCTTGTAGCTGA
- a CDS encoding TetR/AcrR family transcriptional regulator gives MATAERKPVTRDRVLEAAMSIADAEGLPAVSMRRVATELQVEAMSLYHHVANKDALLDGLVERVVTEALEESSAAAERANSAQDDWRADVRTRSLAARRVMLRHPWAPALITSRSTIPLAVQSMFEAVLAAMIRGGVSYRTAHRGLHALSSMVLGFAQEPFSSSEGDPSMEGVEMTDDLVAQFAEQFPYTSAMVAAELHADSDPTLGWCDSQTEFEFTLGLLLDGLDRAAKTGE, from the coding sequence GTGGCGACTGCAGAACGGAAGCCGGTCACGCGCGATCGGGTGCTCGAAGCAGCGATGTCGATCGCTGACGCTGAAGGGCTGCCGGCCGTGAGCATGCGCCGCGTGGCGACAGAGCTGCAGGTGGAGGCGATGTCGCTGTACCACCACGTCGCGAACAAAGACGCCCTGCTCGACGGACTAGTCGAGCGCGTCGTGACCGAGGCACTCGAGGAGTCGTCGGCGGCCGCCGAACGCGCGAACTCGGCGCAAGACGATTGGCGAGCGGATGTTCGTACCCGCAGCCTCGCCGCCCGTCGCGTGATGCTGCGACACCCCTGGGCGCCCGCTCTCATCACGTCGCGCAGCACGATTCCGTTGGCGGTGCAGTCGATGTTCGAGGCGGTGCTCGCCGCGATGATCCGCGGTGGAGTCTCCTATCGCACGGCGCACCGCGGGTTGCACGCGCTCAGCAGCATGGTGCTCGGCTTCGCGCAAGAGCCCTTCAGCTCATCGGAGGGCGACCCGAGCATGGAGGGCGTCGAGATGACCGATGATCTCGTAGCGCAATTTGCCGAGCAGTTTCCGTACACCTCGGCCATGGTCGCCGCCGAACTGCATGCCGACAGCGACCCGACGCTGGGATGGTGCGACTCGCAGACAGAGTTCGAGTTCACGCTCGGCCTGCTGCTCGACGGCCTGGATCGGGCCGCGAAGACAGGAGAGTGA
- a CDS encoding DUF4386 domain-containing protein encodes MHPLSRTARLTGAFYLGLALTGMLGFLLIRPQVFVTGDSAAVLEALAGNLPLARVGLLLELGIVVTQVLTALWFFKLFRGVNAFAAGALATLGLMNAVAILGSAASLSTAIQLAESGTGDAAVQVSLLIVLSEGFWAAGVVFFGAWLIPMGLLVLQSGFAWRWIGWVLIVGGIGYIASIVLVTLAPESTTVADLLVIPATVGEFSIMLSLLIRGVPALAAARPRETVSA; translated from the coding sequence ATGCACCCCCTCTCCCGCACCGCCCGCCTCACCGGCGCGTTCTATCTCGGCTTGGCCCTCACCGGGATGCTCGGCTTTCTGCTCATCCGGCCGCAGGTCTTCGTCACTGGCGACAGCGCCGCCGTGCTCGAGGCACTTGCCGGCAATCTGCCCCTTGCGCGCGTCGGCCTGCTGCTCGAACTCGGCATCGTCGTGACGCAGGTGCTGACCGCCCTGTGGTTCTTCAAGCTCTTCCGCGGGGTGAACGCCTTCGCCGCCGGTGCGCTCGCGACCCTGGGTCTCATGAACGCGGTCGCGATTCTGGGCAGCGCCGCCTCGCTCAGCACCGCCATCCAGCTCGCCGAGAGCGGCACGGGCGACGCGGCAGTGCAGGTCAGCCTGCTCATCGTTCTCTCTGAGGGCTTCTGGGCCGCGGGCGTCGTCTTCTTCGGAGCCTGGCTGATCCCGATGGGACTGCTTGTACTCCAGTCGGGCTTCGCCTGGCGCTGGATCGGCTGGGTGCTCATCGTCGGCGGCATCGGCTACATCGCGAGCATCGTGCTCGTGACGCTGGCTCCCGAGTCGACCACCGTCGCCGACCTGCTCGTGATTCCTGCCACCGTCGGCGAGTTCTCGATCATGCTCTCGCTACTGATCCGCGGAGTGCCCGCGCTTGCGGCGGCTCGCCCTCGAGAAACGGTGTCTGCCTGA